TAAGGAACGAAAATCTCAATCAACAATTCAGCGTGGAAGAAAAGGAATGTAACTAAATCTTTCAGTCTGCTTAGCACCTGGGCATTTTATTTCAAATGAAGACAAGCTGAAGGTTGCAAAGGTGCACACACCATATCAAATTCTATATAAATGATGTAGAGTAGGAGTTAAGCTAGCCATGTAGAAGTAATCCTAAGCTCTGAACAGCGATGCAACGACACAATCCAAACAGACCATATATACTACTGAACACTAGATACCATGTCGTCAATGAAACCTTAGGAATCTTTGAATGTCCAAGTCCCAAGAACTTGGGGAAACTAGCAATCtagtttcttttgtttcttaCAAGCATCTTGCAATCTACGCATATGAGACAACAAAGAACAAGGGCCAGCATAGACATGCAGTTGGTGACTTGTGAGGATTCTTCCCCATGAGCCTTCTTTGCGAGATGCAATTTACTAGCTGATGAATTGAGTACTGGTAGCTTTGTTATGTTTAAACAAAGGCAAAGCGTGCACACGTGTGAGCAGAAAATTGTGTGGTAATATAACTTGTGACGAAGCAGTTCCCAGACTCCAAATAAATTTAGAAGAACCAGAAGAAACTGATTGATGATACGATCGATAATATACTATACACGCATCACTAATTGCTGTTGCACACGCAGGCAGGTAACGCCTTTGTATAACTCAAAAAACAATTGCCCAAAAGCATGCACAACACATCTAGCTAGCTGCTACATGATGATAAAGTAAGAACTGACAGCTTAAGCCACTAGAATACGCTAGCTTTTCTTAACACAATTTGGTTGAAGCGAATCTCTCATCCAGAGCAACAAGAACAGCAAGAACCCCCATGCATGGAAACATCGATTAACACACAGGTCACACATGCATCCTGGGGAACAGATTAAATTAAAGGCTGCTTATTAAAAGCCAGATTAAAAATTAAGACAAGGTTACACCACAAATTAAGTTTCAAGAGACATgagagaagaaaagggaaaagaagggaagaagaagaacaaggagaacaCATAATCAGAGAGAGACCGAGCAAACACTACGAACTTGTACAGAGATCGAGATAGAAATAGTAGAGATAATATCCTTGCAAGCATGCGTGCGCTAACCTTCTGCAAGCTGCCTTCAACCCTTGTGCCCTTCAATGCTTTCTTCTTGCCATCTCCTCCTGTTCTCACACACCTGAATTACACACCCCCATGGATTTTGTCAGAACGGTGGCCGCGCTCCGGCCCACCCATGGCTGTCGGCACCAGGCGGGAGTTGCGATCCGCCACCGGCCATGTTGTTGAGCGGCAGgttgaagaagggcagaccGGCAGCAGACGGGTCGGAAGGGAACGGGCCACCGCCGCCCATGCCACCTGCGCCATCGGCACCGCCGGGCGGCTGCATCTGGAGGCCGGGTGGCGCTGCctgggcctcctcctcctccagagGAAGGCGCTCGTAGGCGACGTTGGCGAAGGACGCGGCGATGACGATGACGGGGCCGGCAGCGTAGAGCGCGCCGACGACGTTCCCGCCGACCACCTGCCCCTGGCCCCCCGCGAGGAAGATGGTGAGGCTGGTGGCGCCggggggagccggcggcgggaggaaggAGCCCGAGAGCGACAGGATCTCGAACCTCCCGTGCAGCGTCACGACGGCGCCCGTGGGCGCCGACGGCTGCCGCAGAGTCACGTTGGtgaccacgccgctgccgctcaGAACGCAgacgccgcgctgccgccggcgcgcgtACGTGGAGACGGACTCGAACACGTCGCAGCCGCTCCCGACCTCCAGGATGTGGGCGCGCAGCGTGTTGGCGCTCTCCCGCGTGATGATCACCGGGGGCTTGGGCTTGTTCTTCGAGCCCGGCGGGCGCccgcggggccggcgggcgacCATCTCCCCgttcccgccaccgccgctgcccggGCCATCTCCAGCTGGGCCGGAAGAGGACGACCCGCCGTCGTGCTCGCCGAACGGCCCGCCGTTGTtgctgttgccgccgccgctgccattggggTCGTCGTCGGAGGGCTCCGGCTGCTTGCTGGCGTAGTTGTGCTGCAGCTGGAGGTcggggtggaggtggtggaggttgTGGACGTAGCGCGTCGCGGCGGTGCCGAGGTCGAGGCCTGCCATGCTTCTCTGCTAGCTCATGTACTGATGTAGCTAGCAAGCAAAAATTTAAAAACTAGAAAagcaggggaaaaaaagagagaaaaatactCGAATTGCAACAGAAGTGGTGTTTTGTTTTTAGGTTAAAAGGAAGTGTTGGAAAAGGAAGCAATGATTTTTAAAGAGGGGGATTGTTTATGGTTCTGCCTGTTTTAAAAGTTTTTGGATGCAGAAAGAAGCAAAcaggaagaaattaaaaaaCCAAACAAGTGAGTGCTTGCAGGGAGGAGAGAACGAACACCAACAAGGCAGCAGAGAGCTGTGTGCTATGAGCAGGATAGGGGAaggacggaggagggaggaggagagaaagggAAGCTATGAAGGAGAAGGTGAGGCACAGGAGGAGAGATGGGAAAGAGGAGGGTTTGAGAGGTTCTGCCAACCAGTGGTAGGAGGTGCACCGCATAAAATAATGCggggggaagaggagagggtTGGAGAACAAATTCTTGTGCATCCTTTGCAGCTACGGACAAAGAGATAAGGCTATGACACTGACACGTGGGCCGCCATGTTCTGGAGCCCACGCGTCAGTATCGCAGGCGTCCTTCGTGATGGTGACAGGGGAGGCTTCGGAGAAAGAGAGATGGAGCGGGAGGAACTATGATGCAAAAATGTGATGCATGGTGATAGCGATGGCTTAGCGTGTTCGCCGCAAGATTATGCTAATTAACCAGGGTTAAGTGCCTAAACCCGTGGTTTAGGACCACTGATCCAGGGTTAATGCGAATTGGTGTTGAGATTATTCATGACTACCTCCGGTGGGGCCCGTGCCAGCGCGTGCTGTGCTCGGATCGATTGCACACAGTTAGGTCTAACCCCTTCGTGAGGTGGTATGCACATTGCTAGGGAATGTACCTTCAGTGTCGGGTCCTAACCTCTTTaataccggttgtgcaaccggtattgctatatcggtactaaagggggttcgcgacccgtgggattcgaacccacaaccttcGGTCTTGCGTGATCCTTCCTTACCActccacctacacagcacatgtgatggatgcgaatatgctttccttttgataTAACCTGTGGGgagaccttttagtaccaggtcgtaacatcacccggtactaaaagtgaccctttagtaccgggtggtgttatgacccggtactagtTACCAGGTCATAAcatcacctggtactaaaaagTTTCCGGGGACCTCCAATTTTggaccggtactaatgctaacattaccGGTACTTGAGGTTGAGGATGAATGCTCATATTTGTAGTAATGGTATAACAACGCGCAACAATATTGTGCAAAGCTGTGCACTAGCTCTCAAAGAGTCAATATCAATGATAAAATTTTGGAGTTAGCTTGTATTTAGGCTCCAGTCACTGTGTGGGCACATACCCTGGTGACGTGCGAGATTGTAAACTTTCTTCAACATTTTCTCTACTTAATGCAATGATGCGTAATCCTCCTACacattcgagaaaaaaaattgaagttaGCTTCAAACACTGCATATCGCAAATGTTATAATTTTCCACAACCTCTACCTGAACAGTGTATATCATCAAACAATAGGCTCGCTATCATCTATGTTCTTCATCACACGGTGTATATGTGAGGTGTACCCTCATTACCAAATTGTTCCACTACAACACATCAGGTGTACTTTACTTTCCACTTTCCTCCATGATCTGCCTTGTTAACTTGAGCTCAAACCAAACTCATGAAAATCATCAAACGGAGAACTCTGTTGCTTTTTACCAAAATCTGAGACTTTTTAAGTAGAGATCAGATGAATGATAATGGCATGGTTGCCTCCCACTTTGAGGCCTAACTATGAGTTTTCCCTATTTTTTTCACTGTGCACAATTATTACCCTACTGTTTTCAAAATGTTTGTGAAACCATGAGCAGCAGCGCAAACATTTTACTATACAAAGAGTAGGAGCAACCTTGCAAGCGGTAAAAGGAAGAGAGGCAGGCTGAAAAGTGGGGGAAACCATGCAAATGCCCCTCATTAGTTTTGGTCTAGGTAGAGAACTTGAAGGCCACAGAAACTGGTAAAAAAACCTAAGATAATACAACCGGCCTTAACAAAACTTTCGCACATTAAACTCAAAGACAGTTAGTTTGGTCTAATTTGCCGATTCTTTTTGGAAGGCCGAATAATCTCTATTACCTTCATGCACACCAAACTAAACAGCCCTTGCATGCTAACTGCTCTTAGCGGCATGCACTACTAGGGAACTGACCTTCTAttcacccccttttatcctgattAACATTGGACCTATAACTAAAGTcactttagtcccaggtcaaaaatATGCCACCGAAAGCCAGCggccggggggagggggggctttTATTCttggttgtaaagaccaaccgggactaaaggccacccgtttagtcccggttgtaacggctacaaaaaaatcccaccgatgctccccttttgtcccggttggaaattccaaccaggactaccaaccgagacaaaagggggggacTTTTGTCCATGTTAaaattttcaaccgggacaaaacgtcCAACCGGATCTCCAcgcccccccaccccaccttatctcctcctctcccttttttTTATCTCGCACGCAGCCTTATCTCCCTCCTACTCCTCTCTTCCAGGTGCACCGACGcaccttatctcttctcctcctcctctccctcctccctcctcgcttccaggcggccggccggtgtgGGAGTGTggcgggtgggcgggcgggcgggcgtcgcggcgggcgggtggccgGGCGGCAGGGGCGCGAGCGGCTGGCCTGCCGGCGCGGgtggcttt
This portion of the Setaria viridis chromosome 7, Setaria_viridis_v4.0, whole genome shotgun sequence genome encodes:
- the LOC117862714 gene encoding AT-hook motif nuclear-localized protein 23 encodes the protein MAGLDLGTAATRYVHNLHHLHPDLQLQHNYASKQPEPSDDDPNGSGGGNSNNGGPFGEHDGGSSSSGPAGDGPGSGGGGNGEMVARRPRGRPPGSKNKPKPPVIITRESANTLRAHILEVGSGCDVFESVSTYARRRQRGVCVLSGSGVVTNVTLRQPSAPTGAVVTLHGRFEILSLSGSFLPPPAPPGATSLTIFLAGGQGQVVGGNVVGALYAAGPVIVIAASFANVAYERLPLEEEEAQAAPPGLQMQPPGGADGAGGMGGGGPFPSDPSAAGLPFFNLPLNNMAGGGSQLPPGADSHGWAGARPPF